A portion of the Lysinibacillus timonensis genome contains these proteins:
- a CDS encoding ATP-dependent DNA helicase — protein MRKSLPFELSKEKSFFESLSDWIGDVLYDELPDKGLELRDEQIFMAYQIEKALKEKSVLFAEAGVGTGKTIAYLLPAISYARYTGRPALIACADETLIDQLVKEGGDIEKLQNLLELDIDVRLAKSRDQYLCLKRFEDAEKVETEDWIDDISFSIPENVYVKGSMNAISPYGSRSDYPSISDESWQKVNYNSLMQCSVCDLRNRCGQTLHRAHYRSSTDLIICSQDFLMEHLATKESREREGHLPLLPEVSMIVLDEGHLLEYAAQKAMTYKVQSNTIVNLLERLMVDGVRESTLYAMEKLQDDHDLFFDQLRDDVVPSVESRKKITKSESLIAYGKQLILDVEKLLEEFVFESELYMIPEYELNMAEEFLEQYVASIRIFVAQGDAVDWLEDTDGEETLVIMPRLITEVLEEKLFSKKLPIIFSSATLSVKKDFSFISSSLGIKSYMSFSVPSPFDYDEVMKIYLHEGQNVKAKKVEQLLQTKQKTLILFKSKHSMLKFKESLPLMLRLSIAFEGDQELSSTIREFQSGTINTLCSYHLWEGLDLPEEALTRVVIFDLPFPPHDPLFDAKRAFSKDPFEDVELPFMLLRLQQGIGRLIRTSRDFGEVHILLNDDEMKVKDHFMDILPVKPQ, from the coding sequence ATGAGAAAATCTTTGCCATTTGAACTATCGAAGGAAAAGTCCTTTTTTGAATCATTAAGTGACTGGATTGGTGATGTTCTTTACGATGAACTGCCAGATAAAGGACTTGAATTACGTGATGAACAAATTTTTATGGCCTATCAAATCGAGAAGGCATTAAAAGAAAAAAGTGTATTATTTGCAGAAGCAGGTGTAGGGACTGGGAAAACAATCGCGTATCTTTTACCAGCAATCTCCTATGCTCGTTATACAGGCCGACCTGCGTTAATAGCATGTGCAGATGAAACGTTAATCGATCAGCTTGTTAAAGAAGGCGGCGACATCGAAAAATTACAAAATTTATTAGAGTTAGATATTGACGTTAGACTTGCTAAATCTCGTGATCAATATTTATGTTTAAAAAGATTTGAAGATGCAGAAAAAGTTGAAACTGAGGATTGGATCGATGATATTAGTTTCTCAATCCCTGAGAATGTATACGTAAAGGGTTCTATGAATGCAATTAGTCCGTACGGCTCTCGCAGTGATTATCCTTCTATAAGCGACGAGTCTTGGCAAAAAGTGAACTATAATTCCCTAATGCAATGTAGTGTATGTGATCTTCGGAATCGCTGTGGTCAAACTTTGCATCGTGCGCATTATCGAAGTTCCACTGATCTAATCATTTGTTCTCAAGATTTCCTTATGGAACATTTAGCAACAAAAGAATCTCGTGAACGTGAAGGTCATCTTCCATTACTTCCAGAGGTATCCATGATTGTGCTCGATGAAGGTCATTTACTAGAATATGCAGCTCAAAAAGCGATGACATACAAGGTACAAAGCAATACAATTGTTAATTTGTTAGAACGTTTAATGGTAGATGGTGTTCGTGAAAGTACTCTCTATGCAATGGAAAAATTGCAAGATGATCATGATCTCTTTTTTGATCAACTTCGTGACGATGTCGTACCATCAGTGGAAAGTCGGAAAAAAATTACTAAATCGGAAAGCTTGATAGCTTATGGGAAACAACTAATTTTAGATGTTGAGAAGTTATTAGAAGAATTTGTGTTTGAATCAGAGTTATATATGATACCAGAATACGAATTAAATATGGCGGAAGAATTTTTAGAACAATATGTGGCATCTATTCGGATTTTTGTTGCCCAAGGTGATGCGGTTGATTGGTTAGAGGATACTGATGGGGAAGAAACATTAGTTATTATGCCACGATTAATTACAGAAGTATTGGAAGAAAAATTGTTTTCAAAGAAACTTCCAATCATCTTCTCATCTGCAACATTGTCAGTTAAAAAAGATTTTTCGTTTATTTCATCAAGTTTAGGTATAAAAAGCTATATGTCCTTTAGCGTACCTTCGCCTTTTGACTATGATGAAGTGATGAAGATTTATTTACATGAAGGTCAAAATGTAAAAGCGAAAAAAGTAGAACAGCTTCTACAAACTAAACAAAAGACATTAATATTATTTAAATCGAAGCATTCGATGCTGAAATTTAAAGAAAGTCTTCCGCTGATGTTGAGACTGTCAATTGCTTTTGAAGGTGACCAAGAATTATCATCCACTATCCGTGAATTCCAAAGTGGAACAATCAATACCTTATGTTCTTATCATTTATGGGAGGGTCTTGACTTACCTGAAGAAGCTTTAACTAGAGTTGTCATTTTTGATTTGCCGTTTCCACCGCATGATCCATTGTTTGATGCAAAACGTGCTTTTTCTAAAGATCCTTTTGAAGATGTAGAATTGCCATTTATGCTTCTCCGTTTACAACAAGGTATTGGTAGATTAATCCGTACTTCAAGAGATTTTGGTGAAGTTCATATATTATTAAATGATGATGAAATGAAAGTGAAGGACCATTTTATGGATATCCTACCTGTTAAGCCCCAATAG
- a CDS encoding b(o/a)3-type cytochrome-c oxidase subunit 1, with protein sequence MGNQSKINLTRDKNAKVDRKDAKLALANIYVAFIALFLGGTAGLLQVLVRSGQFKLPWGINYYQVLTVHGVLLGLVLTTFFIMGFQTAAISRTVGALTNGQRKLGWVGFWIMTMGTTASATMVLLNEASVLYTFYAPLQAHWIYYAGLALVVVGSWLLSLAHGLRFIQWRKENKGKTTPLLSYMVIVNNLMWFVATLGVAAEVLFQLIPWSMGFVERIDVLLSRTLFWYFGHALVYFWLLPAYMIWYVVIPKIIGGKIFSDALARLAFMLFLLLSIPVGIHHQLTEPGIDAFWKFLQVVFTLFVAVPSLMTAFSLFATFELRGRSLGAKGVFGWFKNLPWSDSRFLLPFIGMVAFIPGGAGGIVNASYQMNQLIHNTIWVTGHFHLTVATTVVLTFFGASFWLIPHLTGRKLTKRMNNMAITAGILWTIGMIFMSGAMHIAGLFGAPRRSEYSTYGGSELASEWISYQIAQAVGGTILFLAILLVLGIVINLLWFAPKGEEEFPIAEVAEGAAKTPAILENFKVWGVILVALIIIAYTIPIIDIINTSPLGSVGYKFW encoded by the coding sequence ATGGGCAATCAATCAAAAATCAATTTAACTAGGGACAAAAACGCTAAAGTTGATCGTAAAGATGCAAAACTTGCATTAGCTAACATATATGTCGCATTCATTGCTTTATTTTTAGGTGGTACTGCAGGTTTACTACAAGTTTTAGTTCGTTCAGGGCAATTTAAATTACCTTGGGGTATTAATTATTATCAAGTCCTAACAGTTCACGGTGTACTATTAGGTTTAGTGTTAACGACATTCTTTATAATGGGCTTCCAAACAGCTGCGATTAGTCGTACTGTCGGTGCATTGACAAACGGCCAACGGAAACTTGGATGGGTCGGTTTTTGGATTATGACTATGGGAACAACTGCTTCTGCTACGATGGTTCTTTTAAATGAAGCATCAGTTCTTTATACATTCTATGCCCCACTTCAAGCTCATTGGATTTATTATGCGGGATTAGCATTAGTTGTTGTAGGTTCATGGCTTTTAAGTTTAGCTCATGGTTTACGCTTCATTCAATGGAGAAAAGAGAACAAGGGTAAAACAACTCCATTATTATCCTATATGGTTATAGTGAACAATTTAATGTGGTTCGTGGCAACTTTAGGTGTTGCAGCAGAAGTACTATTCCAATTAATTCCTTGGTCAATGGGCTTTGTTGAACGTATAGACGTATTATTGTCACGTACTCTTTTCTGGTATTTCGGTCATGCACTTGTTTACTTCTGGTTATTACCAGCATATATGATTTGGTATGTAGTGATTCCAAAAATTATTGGCGGTAAAATATTTTCAGATGCATTAGCTCGTCTTGCATTCATGTTATTTTTATTACTATCAATCCCAGTTGGTATTCACCATCAATTAACAGAACCAGGAATTGATGCATTTTGGAAATTTTTACAAGTCGTATTCACTTTGTTTGTAGCCGTTCCATCATTAATGACTGCCTTTTCGTTATTCGCTACATTTGAATTACGCGGCCGTTCTCTTGGTGCAAAGGGTGTATTTGGTTGGTTTAAAAATCTTCCTTGGTCAGATAGCCGTTTCTTACTACCATTTATTGGGATGGTTGCTTTTATACCTGGAGGAGCAGGCGGTATCGTTAACGCATCTTATCAAATGAACCAATTAATTCATAACACAATTTGGGTAACAGGTCATTTCCATTTAACAGTGGCAACAACTGTTGTTTTAACTTTCTTCGGTGCTTCCTTCTGGTTAATACCACATTTAACTGGACGGAAACTAACGAAAAGAATGAACAACATGGCCATTACTGCAGGTATCTTATGGACAATCGGTATGATTTTTATGTCAGGGGCGATGCATATCGCAGGGTTATTCGGCGCACCCCGTCGTTCAGAATATTCAACTTATGGTGGATCAGAATTAGCATCTGAATGGATCTCTTACCAAATTGCTCAAGCAGTTGGTGGTACAATTTTATTCCTTGCCATTTTATTGGTACTTGGAATCGTAATTAACTTACTATGGTTTGCACCTAAAGGAGAAGAAGAATTCCCAATAGCAGAAGTTGCAGAAGGAGCTGCTAAAACTCCAGCAATCCTAGAAAACTTCAAAGTATGGGGTGTCATTTTAGTTGCATTAATCATTATTGCCTATACAATACCAATTATTGATATTATCAATACTTCACCATTAGGTTCAGTTGGTTACAAATTCTGGTAA
- a CDS encoding cytochrome c oxidase subunit II, translated as MHLHKYEKWWLTFGTAMLIVFLSIVGVSAFHGGTHPNNSKWTINYEEVETIAPFDQPGVHKVEGKDWDYEVVLLATAFMYNPMEIEVPVGSKVRFIATTKDVVHGFQVAETNINMMLEPGYVSEYVTTVDKAGEFLIVCNEYCGTGHAMMYSTLKVVE; from the coding sequence ATGCATTTACATAAGTATGAAAAATGGTGGTTAACATTCGGAACAGCCATGCTTATTGTATTTTTATCAATTGTAGGTGTGAGTGCTTTCCACGGTGGTACTCACCCTAATAATTCTAAATGGACAATTAACTACGAAGAAGTTGAGACAATTGCTCCATTCGATCAACCTGGTGTTCATAAAGTGGAAGGAAAAGACTGGGATTATGAGGTGGTCCTACTTGCTACCGCATTTATGTATAATCCAATGGAAATTGAAGTTCCAGTTGGTTCAAAAGTAAGATTTATTGCAACAACGAAAGACGTTGTTCACGGTTTCCAAGTTGCCGAAACAAATATCAATATGATGTTAGAACCTGGTTATGTGTCAGAATATGTAACAACTGTTGATAAAGCAGGAGAGTTTTTAATTGTTTGTAATGAATACTGTGGCACAGGTCACGCAATGATGTATTCTACTTTAAAGGTGGTGGAGTAA
- a CDS encoding chemotaxis protein CheX gives MNHQNYIHSLIDGTIHALKLVVPSQVNLQEYTITNEPYKQKEIGVLIGLIGDLKGRIIIDSASATFSGLGLKMFGMPLEGEMLESFTGEFGNMLVGNLCTYAGLQSINVDITTPTVMVGETKLSGFESAYHLPVSIEDIGDLTILITIDEA, from the coding sequence ATGAATCATCAAAATTATATTCATTCTTTAATAGATGGAACAATTCATGCCTTGAAATTGGTCGTTCCAAGTCAAGTCAATTTACAAGAATATACAATTACAAATGAACCATATAAGCAAAAAGAAATTGGTGTATTAATTGGACTTATTGGAGATTTAAAAGGAAGAATTATCATCGATAGTGCCTCGGCCACTTTTAGTGGGTTAGGTCTAAAAATGTTTGGTATGCCCTTAGAAGGTGAAATGCTTGAATCCTTTACAGGAGAATTTGGAAACATGCTAGTTGGTAATTTATGTACATATGCTGGGTTACAATCCATCAATGTTGACATTACTACCCCTACTGTAATGGTCGGGGAAACGAAGTTATCTGGATTTGAATCTGCTTATCATTTACCTGTTTCAATAGAGGATATTGGAGATTTAACTATTTTGATTACAATTGATGAAGCGTAA